One genomic window of Magnetovibrio sp. PR-2 includes the following:
- the der gene encoding ribosome biogenesis GTPase Der has protein sequence MSFTVAIIGRPNVGKSTLFNRLVGKRVAIVDDMPGVTRDRREGDASISDMTFRIIDTAGLEDAHDESLESRMREQTEAAFFEADVGLMMIDARTGLTPLDEHFANWLRRHDTPVILVANKCEGAAGQPGLLEAYALGLGDPVPLSAEHGEGLADLYDALRPYAEAAEDGAYLAEEDAPLQDSGDEKDDAKILETPLQLAVVGRPNVGKSTLINKLLGEERLLTGPEAGITRDSITVPWTYQGREFKLVDTAGLRRRAKVTEKVEALSGAETRRAIDFAQVVALVLDARDMLEKQDLTIARNVIEEGRALVVVVNKWDLIKDNKEALQRLHDRMQTSLPQVRGIPIVTVSAKTGKGLSKILDNVLDVFDVWNRRVSTARLNRWLEDILEYHQPPLVGGRRIKVRYMTQPKTRPPTFALFCSHAKGLPEAYSRYLANALREDFDLWGVPLRIVVRKGHNPFAKD, from the coding sequence GTTTGGTGGGCAAGCGTGTCGCCATTGTCGACGATATGCCCGGCGTCACCCGTGACCGGCGCGAAGGCGATGCAAGCATTTCCGACATGACGTTCCGCATCATCGACACCGCGGGTTTGGAAGACGCCCACGACGAAAGCCTGGAATCACGCATGCGCGAACAGACCGAAGCTGCGTTTTTTGAAGCCGATGTCGGGCTGATGATGATCGATGCCCGCACGGGCCTCACGCCCTTGGACGAACACTTCGCCAATTGGCTGCGCCGCCACGACACGCCGGTCATTTTGGTCGCCAACAAATGCGAAGGGGCTGCGGGACAGCCTGGATTGTTGGAAGCCTACGCGTTGGGCTTGGGCGATCCGGTGCCGCTGTCCGCTGAACATGGTGAAGGGCTGGCCGACCTGTACGACGCACTGCGCCCTTACGCCGAAGCCGCCGAAGACGGCGCGTATTTGGCCGAAGAAGACGCCCCTCTCCAAGACAGCGGCGACGAAAAAGATGACGCCAAGATCCTGGAAACCCCGCTGCAATTGGCGGTGGTGGGCCGCCCCAATGTGGGCAAGTCCACACTGATCAACAAGTTGCTGGGGGAAGAGCGCCTGCTCACGGGCCCAGAAGCCGGTATCACACGCGATTCCATCACCGTACCGTGGACCTATCAAGGCCGTGAATTCAAGCTGGTGGACACGGCAGGCCTGCGCCGTCGCGCCAAAGTCACTGAAAAGGTCGAGGCTTTGTCCGGTGCCGAAACGCGTCGCGCCATCGATTTTGCTCAAGTGGTTGCCTTGGTCTTGGATGCCCGCGACATGCTGGAAAAGCAAGACCTCACCATTGCCCGCAACGTCATTGAAGAAGGCCGCGCGCTGGTGGTCGTGGTCAATAAGTGGGATTTGATCAAAGACAACAAAGAAGCATTGCAGCGTCTACACGACCGTATGCAAACGTCCCTGCCGCAAGTGCGCGGCATTCCCATTGTCACGGTCTCAGCCAAGACCGGCAAAGGCTTGTCGAAAATTTTGGACAACGTCTTGGACGTGTTTGACGTCTGGAACCGCCGCGTTTCCACCGCACGCCTGAACCGCTGGCTCGAAGATATTTTGGAATATCACCAACCGCCTCTGGTCGGTGGGCGACGCATCAAAGTGCGCTATATGACCCAGCCCAAGACCCGTCCGCCAACCTTTGCCCTATTTTGCAGCCATGCCAAAGGTTTGCCGGAAGCGTACTCACGCTATTTGGCCAATGCATTGCGGGAAGATTTTGACCTGTGGGGCGTTCCTCTGCGCATTGTCGTGCGCAAGGGCCATAACCCGTTCGCCAAAGATTGA